A single window of Vidua chalybeata isolate OUT-0048 chromosome 7, bVidCha1 merged haplotype, whole genome shotgun sequence DNA harbors:
- the ZNF804A gene encoding zinc finger protein 804A, with protein sequence MTETYVHSQWAFLDYAEKKNTIAKALEDLKANFYCELCDKQYYKHQEFDNHINSYDHAHKQRLKELKQREFARNVASKSRKDERKQEKALQRLHKLAELRKERTCAPGSGPMFKSTTVTVRDDCNDIPRSAAIDSAKSQDFSCTLMHDAQSCKDIASVISSTPGDAGSHQSDPHKCGDQVQGTQGHRVGFSFAFPKKAAVKLESSAAVFYEFNEDTSMEHGFSRRSRFVPGTCNLQSPSAAEIVVCPEEKHNCFHPLVEKCIDTAEAPEAQESKELSSEGSRVLESPALPAAMSHSKQLLSSDTDGHGVDVSTAELGDQRLALVADSAQILPLDGSGHEMQANRAPVQELVEDCSSLQDVAEESYNGANSDPPATETEIKNLGADAAVSSPSEEGSGAPKSKPDVYKRPCQPFVPVLSKYGSNILQWPSEMLIYTSTDPSISYSCNPLYFDFKSSRASESQEKPKHQPSIPHLHHKTESDHILVSDFTKRPTSECGDYEVEVNKNVCNYTIPLLSDVSLFRNCDLAKNQNKVSLDESFRIRKIEKYHISHNPLRQNTVIDEKYNKVWIKEGHEKWLHKSRKRKRRRKLCQCHYHHCGDTTVAEMEMSPVTEKEVIYRDENKYQHLQNNAEKFRHDAGNIWLSAGEVQQSQPKFGIENGPKRVVSASGHIHWDRGWCDFWSAKNSGHHHGCKGPHRKSRASSRRQAKQLSSRRHSLRHSKRCCSWKARRSSCSPEHKCLGQCSEEKGLSQNQPTKRGYSVLTEEPEKPHRKRRQHTYSSSSDESSCGQELSAEEYLRQGHALGTCHKAKGKRRKRKTRIHRVFLDRNAKSETSESSKENSANSSLNTLGDLLTQDNLEETNAAPRDEDAKDRDETMELEESKSPLESAGPQVLEDDKPTACAAMESAPATLPDGIITASAASAAPEQSAPAAAVKQGAPQEGKKKESVNSRENQARYKVPVPNRHLEQTAPKSYLCHYELAESLPHEKMGEVAGEWVQCNPGIFSSPPPLPFKEAHVNSHTFLTTEQLIAPFPLPEQTLLFPPDSPEKFKELPSEAFQQMVPQTVLSGKVKFAFAPPAMQPPGPPLPPPLCSTSVTTIHHTVLQQHAAAGALKVLQPHQQFLSQVPALSRAPLPPVAVAPRLCPAGHAAFVAPPHLPLLPPSVLPPGPLAFPPLPHTVFPSLLAPHPAVIPLQPLF encoded by the exons GAttatgctgaaaagaaaaacacgATAGCAAAAGCTCTGGAAGATCTTAAAGCCAACTTCTACTGTGAACTCTGTGACAAGCAGTACTATAAACACCAGGAGTTTGACAATCACATTAACTCTTATGATCATGCTCACAAACAG AGGCTGAAGGAACTGAAGCAGAGGGAGTTTGCTCGAAATGTAGCATCTAAGTCGcgaaaagatgaaagaaaacaggagaaagcCCTTCAACGTTTGCACAAGCTAGCTGAGCTAAGGAAAGAGAGAACCTG CGCTCCTGGAAGCGGCCCTATGTTCAAATCCACCACAGTGACTGTGCGAGATGATTGCAATGATATCCCCAGAAGTGCTGCCATAGATTCTGCCAAGAGCCAGGATTTCAGCTGTACACTAATGCACGATGCACAGAGCTGCAAAGACATTGCTTCTGTTATTTCTTCCACTCCTGGAGATGCAGGTAGTCATCAATCCGACCCTCACAAATGCGGAGATCAGGTTCAAGGAACTCAAGGACACAGAGTTGGgttctcctttgcttttcctaaGAAAGCAGCAGTCAAACTGGAgtcttcagctgctgttttctaTGAGTTTAATGAGGACACCTCTATGGAGCATGGATTTAGCAGAAGGAGTAGGTTTGTTCCGGGAACGTGTAACCTTCAGtctccttcagcagcagaaatagtTGTGTGCCCTGAGGAGAAACACAACTGTTTTCACCCTCTGGTGGAAAAATGCATAGACACAGCAGAAGCTCCTGAGGCTCAGGAGTCAAAAGAGCTGTCCAGTGAAGGGAGCAGGGTGCTGGAGAGCCCAGCTTTGCCTGCTGCCATGTCCCACTCGAAGCAGCTGCTGTCCTCAGACACGGATGGCCACGGTGTGGATGTTAGCACGGCCGAATTAGGGGACCAAAGGCTGGCCCTGGTTGCAGACAGTGCCCAGATCCTGCCCCTGGACGGCAGCGGGCACGAGATGCAGGCAAACAGAGCTCCTGTGCAGGAGCTTGTGGAGGATTGTTCCTCTCTGCAGGATGTTGCAGAGGAAAGCTATAATGGTGCGAACAGTGATCCACCTGCAACcgaaactgaaataaaaaatctggGGGCTGATGCAGCAGTTTCATCACCGTCTGAAGAAGGTAGTGGAGCCCCAAAGAGCAAACCGGACGTATACAAGAGACCCTGTCAGCCCTTTGTTCCTGTTCTTAGCAAATATGGATCAAATATTCTTCAGTGGCCATCAGAAATGTTAATTTACACAAGTACAGACCCATCAATTTCTTATAGCTGTAATCctttatattttgattttaagtCATCAAGAGCAAGTGAAAGCCAAGAAAAGCCCAAGCATCAACCAAGCATACCTCATTTGCACCATAAAACTGAATCTGATCATATCTTAGTCTCAGATTTTACAAAAAGACCTACTTCAGAGTGTGGTGATTATGAAGTAGAAGTGAATAAAAATGTGTGCAACTATACAATACCCCTGTTAAGTGATGTTTCCCTCTTCAGAAATTGTGACCTtgcaaaaaatcaaaacaaagtgtCCTTGGATGAGTCATTCAGGattagaaaaatagaaaagtatcACATATCTCATAACCCCTTACGACAAAACACTGTGATAGATGAGAAATACAACAAAGTCTGGATCAAAGAAGGCCATGAAAAATGGCttcacaaaagcagaaaacggaaaaggagaagaaaattatgtCAATGTCATTATCATCACTGTGGAGACACAACAGTAGCAGAAATGGAGATGTCTCCAGTAACtgaaaaagaagttatttacagagatgaaaataaatatcagcACCTCCAAAATAATGCAGAGAAGTTCAGGCATGATGCAGGAAATATCTGGTTAAGTGCAGGTGAGGTGCAGCAGTCACAGCCCAAATTCGGCATTGAAAATGGTCCTAAGAGAGTTGTGTCTGCATCGGGTCACATACACTGGGACAGAGGCTGGTGTGACTTTTGGAGTGCAAAAAACAGTGGCCATCACCATGGTTGTAAGGGACCCCACAGAAAGAGCAGAGCGAGCTCCCGGAGGCAGGCAAAGCAGCTGAGCTCCAGGAGGCACAGCCTCAGGCACTCTAAAAGGTGCTGTAGCTGGAAAGCCAGGAGGTCAAGCTGTAGCCCAGAGCATAAATGTTTAGGACAATGCAGTGAGGAGAAAGGGCTGAGCCAAAACCAGCCCACCAAGAGAGGTTACAGTGTTCTGACAGAAGAACCTGAGAAACCCCACCGCAAGCGGAGGCAGCACACCTATTCCTCTTCCTCGGATGAAAGCTCATGTGGACAGGAGTTATCAGCAGAGGAATATCTAAGGCAAGGACATGCTTTAGGTACCTGTCACAAGGCAAAAGGGAAGCGCAGGAAAAGGAAGACTAGGATCCATCGTGTTTTCCTCGACAGGAATGCAAAAAGTGAGACCTCTGAATCTTCCAAAGAAAATTCTGCAAATTCTTCGTTAAATACTTTGGGGGACTTACTGACTCAAGACAATCTAGAGGAAACTAATGCAGCTCCTAGAGATGAGGATGCAAAAGATAGGGATGAAACaatggagctggaggagagcaaGTCGCCTCTAGAAAGTGCTGGCCCGCAGGTGCTGGAAGACGATAAACCAACGGCGTGCGCAGCGATGGAGAGCGCGCCGGCCACGCTTCCCGACGGCATCATCacagcttctgctgcttctgctgccccTGAGCAGAGcgctccagcagctgctgtcaaACAGGGTGCtccccaagagggaaagaaaaaggaaagtgtCAACAGTCGTGAAAATCAAGCTCGTTACAAAGTCCCCGTCCCCAACAGGCACTTGGAACAAACTGCTCCTAAATCCTACCTTTGCCATTATGAGTTGGCCGAGTCTCTACCGCACGAGAAGATGGGTGAGGTGGCCGGTGAATGGGTGCAGTGTAATCCCGGCATATTTAGCAGCCCCCCGCCCTTGCCGTTCAAAGAAGCACATGTAAACAGTCACACCTTTCTAACTACCGAGCAGCTAATAGCCCCCTTCCCCCTGCCCGAGCAGACCCTGCTATTCCCTCCTGACAGCCCCGAGAAGTTCAAGGAGCTCCCGTCGGAGGCGTTTCAGCAGATGGTGCCGCAGACCGTGCTGTCCGGCAAGGTGAAGTTCGCCTTCGCCCCGCCGGCCATGCagcccccggggccgccgctgccgccgccgctgtGCTCTACCTCGGTGACCACCATCCACCAcaccgtgctgcagcagcacgCCGCCGCCGGCGCGCTcaaggtgctccagccccaccagcagTTCCTGTCGCAGGTGCCGGCTCTTTCCAGAGCGCCTTTACCTCCCGTGGCGGTGGCCCCGCGGCTCTGCCCGGCGGGACACGCCGCCTTCGTGGCCCCGCCGCAcctgccgctgctgccgccctcGGTGCTGCCGCCCGGCCCGCTGGCCTTTCCCCCGCTGCCGCACACCGTCTTCCCGTCCCTGCTGGCCCCGCACCCGGCTGTCATCCCCCTGCAGCCGCTCTTCTAG